One window from the genome of Fulvivirga lutea encodes:
- a CDS encoding electron transfer flavoprotein subunit beta/FixA family protein, protein MKILVCITHVPDTTSRIAFTDGDTKFDTNGVQFIIGPYDDYALARAVELKEQSGGSITVLNVGGAESEPTIRKALAIGADDAIRVNAEPTDSLFVAAEIANVAKDGGYDLILMGRESIDFNGGMVHGMVGEILGIPSISPVMTLDIEGDTAKMSREIEGGKEYLEVKMPFVAGCQEPIAEWKIPNMRGIMSARTKPLNVVEPSSNQSGTKLEKYEMPPAKGAVKMIDADNVGELVSLLKNEAKVI, encoded by the coding sequence ATGAAAATATTAGTTTGTATTACTCATGTACCTGATACAACATCACGTATAGCTTTCACTGATGGTGATACTAAATTTGATACGAATGGTGTTCAGTTTATCATTGGTCCATACGATGATTATGCATTAGCAAGAGCAGTTGAATTGAAAGAACAATCAGGTGGTTCCATCACAGTTTTAAATGTAGGTGGTGCAGAATCTGAGCCTACTATTAGAAAGGCATTGGCTATTGGCGCTGATGATGCTATTCGCGTAAATGCAGAACCAACAGACTCTCTTTTTGTAGCGGCAGAAATTGCTAATGTAGCAAAAGACGGTGGCTATGACTTAATATTAATGGGTAGAGAATCGATTGACTTCAATGGAGGAATGGTGCATGGTATGGTAGGTGAAATATTAGGTATTCCATCAATTTCACCTGTAATGACATTGGATATTGAAGGCGATACCGCTAAGATGTCGCGAGAAATTGAAGGTGGTAAAGAATATTTGGAAGTTAAAATGCCATTCGTGGCAGGCTGTCAGGAACCGATCGCAGAGTGGAAAATACCTAATATGAGAGGTATTATGTCAGCCAGAACGAAGCCTTTGAATGTAGTAGAGCCTTCTTCTAATCAATCAGGAACTAAACTAGAAAAGTACGAAATGCCACCGGCAAAAGGTGCTGTTAAAATGATTGATGCCGACAATGTGGGAGAATTAGTAAGCTTGCTGAAAAACGAGGCCAAAGTAATATAA
- a CDS encoding electron transfer flavoprotein subunit alpha/FixB family protein gives MSSILVFVESAEGAVKKTSLEAVCYAKGMGGDVTVIAFGNEVSESELSDLGKYGASKVLHVNDEKYNKGVIQAYASVIADAMEKEGADVLVLANSSLGNPVSARVAVKVDASLVSNVTELPDTSAGFKVKRSIYTGKAFANVDLTKDKKILAIKKNAAEVKEVGGSATVEPFAASAPDGDFSTNITKTEKATGEILLPEAELVVSGGRGLKGPENWGMIEELAKTLGAATGCSKPVSDMDWRPHHEHVGQTGVKVSPQLYIAVGISGAIQHLAGVNSSKNIVVINKDPEAPFFKAADYGIVGDAFEVVPKLTEALKAAK, from the coding sequence ATGTCATCAATATTAGTATTTGTAGAAAGTGCTGAAGGAGCTGTTAAGAAGACCTCTTTAGAGGCTGTATGCTACGCTAAAGGCATGGGAGGCGATGTTACAGTTATTGCCTTTGGTAATGAAGTAAGTGAAAGTGAGCTTTCAGATTTAGGTAAATATGGAGCTTCAAAAGTGCTTCATGTAAATGATGAAAAATATAATAAAGGAGTTATTCAGGCGTATGCATCAGTTATTGCAGATGCAATGGAGAAAGAGGGAGCTGATGTATTAGTGTTAGCGAATTCCTCTTTAGGAAACCCTGTTTCAGCGAGAGTAGCTGTTAAAGTAGATGCAAGTTTAGTTTCGAACGTTACTGAATTGCCAGATACATCTGCAGGCTTCAAGGTAAAAAGAAGTATCTACACCGGTAAAGCATTTGCCAATGTTGATCTAACCAAAGACAAGAAAATATTAGCTATAAAGAAAAATGCTGCTGAAGTAAAAGAAGTGGGTGGTTCAGCCACTGTAGAACCTTTTGCCGCAAGTGCACCTGATGGCGATTTTAGTACAAACATCACTAAAACTGAAAAGGCGACTGGCGAAATATTGCTACCAGAAGCTGAATTGGTTGTTTCAGGAGGAAGAGGTTTGAAAGGACCTGAAAATTGGGGTATGATTGAAGAGTTAGCCAAAACGTTAGGAGCTGCTACGGGTTGTAGTAAACCTGTTTCTGATATGGACTGGAGACCTCACCACGAACACGTAGGACAAACTGGAGTAAAAGTAAGTCCGCAGCTTTATATAGCGGTTGGTATTTCCGGAGCTATCCAGCACTTAGCAGGGGTAAACTCATCTAAGAATATAGTAGTAATTAATAAAGACCCAGAAGCACCATTTTTTAAAGCTGCAGACTACGGTATTGTAGGAGATGCTTTCGAAGTGGTTCCGAAATTAACTGAAGCGTTAAAGGCAGCGAAATAA
- a CDS encoding tetratricopeptide repeat protein produces the protein MNSDRLNQLLTYYKEDSNDPFIIYGIAMEYWKSDLENSRKYFELLLQEHPEYLATYYQVGHLYEEIDETELAKDTYRKGIKLAQLQNNQNTLRELKNALDEIEFFE, from the coding sequence ATGAATTCAGACAGACTTAATCAACTTTTAACTTACTACAAAGAAGATTCTAATGACCCCTTTATTATTTATGGTATCGCCATGGAGTATTGGAAATCTGATCTGGAAAATTCAAGGAAGTACTTCGAGTTATTGCTTCAAGAACACCCGGAATATTTAGCTACTTATTATCAGGTTGGACATCTCTATGAAGAAATTGATGAAACAGAATTGGCAAAAGATACATACCGAAAGGGGATAAAACTTGCACAGCTTCAGAACAACCAAAACACATTGAGAGAACTAAAAAATGCTTTGGATGAAATAGAATTCTTCGAATAA
- a CDS encoding bifunctional nuclease family protein — MDKLRLEILGLSSSQSQSGSFALVLGETDGNRRLPIIIGMFEAQAIAIEIEKIIPNRPMTHDLFKSFAHSFDYKVEEIVISDLKEGVFFAKIVCTNGSKSIEIDARPSDAIAIGLRFDAPIFTYESILAEAGIVLTDESEDDISEIKSELSSTVKKEKEESKKGGLKDMSVDKLNELLDEAIENEDYEKAAKIRDELSRRN, encoded by the coding sequence GTGGATAAATTACGCTTAGAAATATTAGGATTATCATCCAGTCAATCGCAATCAGGTTCTTTTGCTTTGGTGCTCGGAGAAACTGACGGGAATCGAAGATTGCCTATAATCATCGGCATGTTCGAGGCACAGGCTATAGCCATTGAAATTGAAAAAATAATCCCTAACAGACCAATGACGCATGATTTGTTTAAATCATTTGCGCATAGTTTTGACTATAAGGTGGAAGAAATTGTAATTTCTGACCTTAAGGAAGGAGTATTTTTTGCTAAAATAGTTTGTACTAATGGTTCTAAATCTATTGAAATAGATGCCAGGCCTTCAGATGCTATAGCGATTGGTTTGAGATTCGATGCGCCCATATTCACTTATGAATCAATACTCGCAGAGGCAGGAATAGTGCTTACTGATGAGTCTGAAGATGATATCAGTGAAATTAAAAGTGAATTAAGCTCTACAGTTAAAAAAGAGAAGGAAGAAAGTAAGAAGGGAGGGTTAAAAGATATGTCTGTAGACAAATTGAATGAGCTTTTAGACGAGGCAATTGAGAACGAAGACTACGAGAAGGCGGCCAAAATCAGAGATGAATTAAGCCGAAGAAATTAA
- a CDS encoding peptide MFS transporter, translating to MSSITIDHPDHGANGKQLWGHPIGLYYLFFVELWERFSYYGMRALLTLYLAAPLLGDNPGLGWDDARTYSFYGTYTMLVYLASIPGGLLADKFLGQKKTVLLGGILLCIGHTVLAIEAMWAFYTGIVFIILGVGGLKSNISTMVGGLYKAGDDRRDKGFYIFYIGINVGAFLGSIATGWAAVQYGWHYGFGLAGIGMLVGQIMFMYGQKHLKGVGEYEGASDSVNKELMNRPLTKVEKDRMLVMFLSFLIIIVFWGAFEQAGGLMNLYAQNKTDRYLGFIDFTVPAAWFQSVNAFFIMTLATGIGSFWYWWKKQGKESSSLFKMAVGVIIMGVGFLFMSGASMQYQETGSSAMYWLVLAYLLHTVGELCASPVALSFITKLAPVKYASFMMGAYFAATGIGNKLAGALGAWSTTLGEFELFTGIFVFCTIFGLLVIAILKPLKRLTHGAEDGSPEVAMEDEGYSRPDVVKE from the coding sequence ATGTCGTCAATAACAATTGATCATCCTGATCATGGTGCCAATGGCAAGCAACTGTGGGGACACCCCATTGGCCTTTATTATTTGTTTTTCGTAGAGCTCTGGGAGCGATTTAGCTACTATGGTATGCGTGCTTTACTTACGCTATACCTTGCAGCCCCATTATTAGGTGATAATCCTGGTTTAGGATGGGATGACGCAAGAACATATAGTTTTTATGGCACATATACTATGTTAGTGTATTTAGCTTCTATACCAGGTGGATTATTAGCGGACAAATTTTTAGGACAGAAAAAAACAGTTTTACTAGGAGGTATATTGCTTTGTATTGGGCACACGGTATTGGCTATAGAGGCCATGTGGGCTTTCTATACAGGCATTGTGTTTATTATTTTAGGTGTAGGTGGGTTGAAATCCAATATTTCCACAATGGTTGGAGGGCTTTATAAAGCAGGTGATGATCGCAGAGACAAAGGTTTTTACATCTTTTACATTGGTATAAATGTGGGAGCATTCTTAGGTTCCATAGCTACGGGTTGGGCTGCTGTGCAGTATGGCTGGCATTATGGTTTTGGATTAGCTGGAATTGGAATGTTGGTAGGTCAAATTATGTTTATGTACGGCCAAAAACATTTGAAGGGTGTCGGTGAATATGAAGGGGCTTCAGACTCTGTGAATAAAGAATTGATGAATAGGCCACTTACTAAAGTGGAGAAGGATAGGATGTTGGTAATGTTTCTCTCATTCCTAATTATTATTGTCTTTTGGGGCGCATTTGAGCAAGCCGGTGGTTTAATGAATTTATATGCACAGAATAAAACAGACCGTTACCTAGGCTTCATAGATTTTACAGTGCCTGCAGCGTGGTTCCAATCAGTGAATGCCTTCTTTATTATGACATTGGCAACAGGTATTGGATCTTTCTGGTATTGGTGGAAAAAGCAAGGAAAAGAGTCATCTTCTTTATTTAAAATGGCTGTAGGAGTGATAATAATGGGAGTAGGATTTTTATTTATGTCAGGTGCTTCAATGCAATATCAAGAGACCGGCTCTTCAGCAATGTATTGGCTAGTGTTGGCATACCTTTTACACACTGTAGGTGAGCTTTGTGCATCTCCAGTGGCATTATCTTTTATAACTAAGCTTGCCCCAGTTAAATATGCTTCGTTTATGATGGGCGCGTATTTTGCGGCTACAGGAATTGGTAATAAATTAGCCGGTGCATTGGGTGCGTGGTCTACCACGTTAGGTGAATTTGAATTGTTTACGGGAATATTTGTTTTCTGCACAATATTCGGGTTGCTTGTTATAGCAATTCTTAAACCGCTTAAAAGACTTACTCATGGAGCAGAAGACGGTTCTCCTGAGGTGGCAATGGAAGATGAAGGATATTCAAGGCCAGATGTAGTAAAAGAATAG
- a CDS encoding DUF2490 domain-containing protein: protein MHRLAITLIFLMWCSGVLAQSDVVYGGYFPEMAFSKNINSNYSATFKVETQIGQFYDDESINTDYSYFHDRTDLQGFISRQLGSLVKIAVGYQYRFEDTDPNNHRSIQQIAFIQRLFGLRLGHRFRLDQTFFENEKNQYRVRYRIASEIPLQGTNLDVSEYYFITSEEIIYGVQGKDDDLENRFTMAIGKLVSKQIKVELGLDYRTDRIITAGERQRIWLKFGAFLTL from the coding sequence ATGCACCGGCTAGCAATAACACTTATTTTCTTAATGTGGTGCTCAGGCGTTTTAGCACAGTCAGATGTGGTTTATGGCGGGTATTTTCCAGAGATGGCATTTAGCAAAAACATCAACTCCAACTATTCAGCAACCTTTAAAGTTGAAACACAAATTGGGCAGTTTTATGATGACGAATCTATTAACACAGACTATTCCTATTTCCATGATAGAACGGATCTTCAAGGTTTTATTTCAAGGCAATTAGGCTCTTTAGTAAAAATTGCCGTTGGATATCAATATCGCTTTGAAGACACAGATCCTAATAACCATCGATCTATCCAGCAAATTGCATTCATTCAACGACTTTTTGGTCTAAGGTTAGGGCATCGGTTTCGATTAGACCAGACATTTTTTGAAAATGAAAAGAATCAATATAGAGTTCGGTATAGAATAGCATCCGAAATACCATTGCAAGGTACTAATCTGGATGTAAGCGAGTATTATTTTATTACTTCGGAAGAAATAATATATGGAGTACAAGGTAAGGATGATGATTTAGAAAACAGATTTACTATGGCTATTGGTAAACTTGTAAGCAAACAAATAAAAGTTGAATTAGGATTGGATTATAGGACGGATCGAATAATTACTGCAGGAGAAAGGCAACGAATATGGCTCAAATTTGGGGCTTTCTTAACATTGTGA
- the pckA gene encoding phosphoenolpyruvate carboxykinase (ATP) translates to MQELGLKSEKASVEQLGIKDATVHWNLSPKKLADIAVEAGQATRTNSGAISVDTGEFTGRSPKDRFIVKDEITEDAVWWGNINIPFDSEKFDKLYDKVVAYLSGKEIYARDAYACADDNYRTNIRVVNEYPWSNLFAYNMFLRPTESEIKSFNPDWTVINAPGFKANPEVDGTRQHNFAILNFKRKIALIGGTGYTGEIKKGIFSALNFELPHLKNTLSMHCSANMGKDGDTAIFFGLSGTGKTTLSADPNRQLIGDDEHGWSNENTVFNFEGGCYAKVIDLSAEKEPDIYNAIKEGALLENVVIKDGDIDFKDGSKTENTRVSYPIDHINNIAQPSIGKNPKNIFFLTCDAYGVLPPISKLTPGQAAFHFISGYTAKVAGTEAGITEPVTAFSACFGAPFMPLHPTKYAEMLSKKMQDAGVNVWLINTGWTGGPYGKGSRMKLPLTRAMITAALNGQLDNVEYTNHSVFHVAIPKECPGVPTEVLSPRGTWNDDEGYYAQANKLADQFNKNFEKFAEFANEEILAAVPTIKETV, encoded by the coding sequence ATGCAGGAACTAGGATTAAAATCAGAGAAAGCATCTGTTGAACAATTGGGAATCAAAGATGCGACTGTACACTGGAATTTATCTCCAAAAAAACTAGCGGACATTGCGGTTGAGGCAGGCCAGGCAACGAGAACTAATTCAGGAGCAATCTCTGTAGATACCGGTGAATTCACGGGTAGGTCTCCAAAAGACAGGTTTATAGTTAAAGACGAAATTACTGAAGATGCTGTCTGGTGGGGAAATATTAACATTCCATTTGACTCTGAGAAATTTGATAAACTATATGATAAAGTAGTTGCCTACTTATCAGGAAAAGAAATTTATGCGAGAGACGCATACGCATGTGCTGATGATAATTACAGAACCAACATTAGAGTTGTAAATGAATACCCTTGGTCTAATTTGTTTGCTTATAACATGTTTTTAAGACCAACAGAATCAGAAATTAAGTCATTCAACCCAGACTGGACTGTAATTAACGCTCCAGGTTTTAAGGCAAACCCTGAGGTTGACGGAACAAGACAGCACAACTTTGCTATTCTTAACTTCAAGAGAAAAATTGCATTAATTGGTGGTACTGGTTATACCGGTGAAATTAAAAAAGGTATATTCTCTGCCTTAAATTTTGAGTTACCTCATTTGAAAAATACGCTTTCTATGCACTGTTCAGCGAACATGGGTAAAGATGGTGATACTGCTATTTTCTTCGGATTATCAGGAACTGGAAAAACTACGTTATCTGCTGATCCTAATAGACAACTTATAGGTGATGATGAGCACGGCTGGTCTAATGAAAACACAGTTTTCAATTTTGAAGGTGGCTGCTATGCCAAAGTGATTGATTTATCTGCTGAAAAAGAACCAGATATTTATAACGCCATAAAAGAAGGAGCGCTTCTTGAAAATGTAGTAATAAAAGATGGTGATATTGATTTTAAAGATGGCTCTAAAACTGAAAACACTAGAGTTAGCTACCCTATCGATCATATCAACAACATCGCACAGCCATCTATTGGTAAGAATCCTAAAAACATATTTTTCCTTACTTGCGATGCATATGGGGTGTTACCTCCTATTTCTAAGCTAACTCCTGGACAGGCTGCTTTCCACTTTATTTCAGGTTATACTGCAAAGGTAGCTGGAACAGAAGCGGGCATTACGGAACCTGTAACTGCATTTTCTGCTTGTTTTGGAGCGCCATTTATGCCATTACACCCAACAAAATATGCTGAAATGCTTAGCAAAAAAATGCAAGACGCAGGTGTTAACGTTTGGCTAATTAATACTGGTTGGACTGGCGGTCCGTATGGAAAAGGTAGCAGAATGAAATTGCCTTTAACAAGAGCTATGATTACTGCAGCGCTTAATGGTCAATTGGACAATGTAGAGTATACTAACCACTCTGTATTCCATGTAGCTATTCCTAAAGAATGCCCGGGGGTACCAACAGAAGTGTTGAGCCCTAGAGGAACATGGAATGATGATGAAGGCTACTATGCACAGGCAAATAAGTTAGCTGATCAATTCAATAAAAACTTTGAGAAGTTTGCTGAATTTGCAAACGAGGAGATTCTAGCGGCAGTGCCCACTATAAAGGAAACTGTCTAA
- a CDS encoding zinc-binding dehydrogenase, producing MKALAIVSAGKIKIVNKDQPKPEPDQAIIKVSAAALNKRDQFIREGKYPNIQFGSTLGSDAVGEVVEVGESVSKKLIGRRMIINPNIGWGNNEQVQSRVYSILGMPSDGTFAEYVAVNEDRLHPIPGHLSDEEAASIPLAGLTAYRALFRHGEIKKNENILISGFGGGVAQFVFQYAVAFGANVFVTSSSNAKIEKAISLGAQGGYNYTSPDWYKNMWQTKGGFDVVIDSAGGDQVNTFVKLMRPGGRIVFYGATNGLPSSLDLYRMFWNQIKLQGSTMGSDKEFVKMLDFITEHKIKPLVDSVRPFDEIESAFDEIASTSKLGKIVVKL from the coding sequence ATGAAGGCATTAGCAATTGTATCGGCTGGCAAGATCAAAATTGTAAATAAAGATCAGCCTAAGCCTGAGCCAGATCAGGCCATTATTAAAGTAAGTGCAGCAGCGCTGAATAAAAGAGATCAGTTTATTCGGGAAGGAAAATATCCTAACATTCAGTTTGGGTCAACACTCGGCTCAGATGCCGTAGGAGAGGTGGTTGAGGTAGGCGAGTCGGTTTCAAAAAAACTTATAGGGCGCAGAATGATTATTAACCCAAATATTGGTTGGGGGAATAATGAACAAGTTCAGTCAAGAGTTTACTCCATTTTAGGGATGCCTTCTGATGGAACATTTGCCGAGTATGTTGCTGTGAATGAAGACAGGTTACATCCTATTCCCGGTCATTTATCTGATGAAGAGGCAGCATCTATTCCACTAGCTGGACTAACGGCTTATCGTGCACTTTTCAGGCATGGTGAAATTAAGAAGAATGAAAATATATTGATTTCAGGATTTGGTGGAGGTGTGGCACAGTTCGTATTTCAATATGCCGTGGCATTTGGTGCCAATGTGTTCGTTACTTCCAGTAGCAATGCCAAGATCGAAAAGGCAATTTCTTTAGGTGCCCAGGGTGGTTATAATTATACATCCCCCGACTGGTATAAAAATATGTGGCAAACAAAGGGTGGATTCGATGTTGTGATTGACAGTGCCGGTGGAGACCAGGTGAATACATTTGTAAAATTAATGCGGCCCGGTGGGCGGATAGTTTTCTATGGTGCCACTAACGGTTTGCCTTCGTCTCTGGACTTATACAGAATGTTTTGGAATCAGATAAAGTTGCAGGGCAGTACAATGGGTAGCGACAAAGAGTTTGTGAAAATGCTGGACTTCATTACTGAACATAAAATTAAGCCTTTAGTAGATTCTGTTAGACCATTTGATGAAATAGAAAGTGCCTTTGATGAAATTGCTTCTACTTCAAAGCTTGGTAAGATAGTTGTTAAACTTTAA
- the dnaB gene encoding replicative DNA helicase → MENKSSSLRVGHKSNRLVKDINDTLGKLPPQAIDLEEAVLGALMLEKDALSTVIDILTPESFYQDNHKEIYKAIVELFNNSEPVDMRTVVSQLRKNGKLELVGGSYYIAELTSKVSSAANIEYHARIVTEMAIKRELIKVASEIHHDAYEDTTDVFQLLDKTESALFEISEANIRKNYDNMTSLMAQAIQELEERKNHKDGLTGVPSGFTALDRVTSGWQKSDLVIIAARPGMGKTAFVVSALRNAAVDFNQAVAIFSLEMSSVQLVNRLISAEAQLESEKIKKGNLEDYEWQQLIHKTNKLSKAPIFIDDTPALSILELRAKCRRLKAQHDVQLIVIDYLQLMSGDSSKGGGNREQEIASISRALKGIAKELEVPVIALSQLSRAVETRGGDKRPQLSDLRESGSIEQDADMVMFLYRPEYYGITEDENGMPTSGVGEVIIAKHRNGSLENVQLKFIGKYTKFSDLDTHSFGDPFPSGGGIPSEFDDSQTQTFGSKLNENLDLGSPNDSKGFGYSDPEEDEDAPF, encoded by the coding sequence ATGGAAAACAAATCATCGTCATTAAGAGTAGGGCACAAGTCAAACAGGCTTGTGAAAGATATCAATGATACTTTAGGCAAGCTACCTCCTCAGGCGATTGATTTGGAAGAGGCGGTATTAGGTGCGTTAATGTTAGAAAAGGACGCACTTTCTACCGTTATCGATATCCTAACACCGGAAAGTTTTTACCAGGACAACCACAAGGAAATCTACAAGGCAATTGTTGAGCTTTTCAATAACTCCGAGCCTGTAGATATGCGAACAGTGGTAAGTCAACTTAGAAAAAATGGTAAGCTGGAGTTAGTTGGCGGATCGTACTACATTGCCGAATTGACATCCAAAGTATCATCTGCAGCTAACATCGAATATCATGCTCGTATTGTTACTGAGATGGCCATTAAACGCGAGCTTATTAAAGTAGCTTCTGAAATACATCACGATGCGTATGAAGATACAACCGATGTATTTCAATTGTTAGATAAAACAGAAAGTGCCCTTTTTGAGATTTCAGAGGCAAATATCCGTAAGAATTACGATAATATGACTTCTTTAATGGCTCAAGCAATTCAAGAGCTTGAAGAAAGGAAGAATCATAAAGATGGCCTTACTGGTGTTCCTAGTGGTTTCACTGCACTTGATAGAGTGACATCTGGTTGGCAGAAATCTGATTTGGTCATTATTGCCGCAAGACCTGGTATGGGTAAAACGGCATTTGTAGTTTCTGCATTAAGAAATGCTGCTGTAGATTTTAATCAGGCAGTTGCTATATTTTCTTTGGAGATGTCATCTGTACAGCTGGTAAACAGACTTATATCTGCTGAAGCTCAGTTGGAGAGTGAGAAAATTAAAAAGGGTAATTTGGAAGATTACGAGTGGCAGCAGCTCATTCATAAAACTAACAAACTTAGTAAGGCGCCTATATTTATTGATGATACACCTGCTCTATCCATCTTGGAGCTTAGAGCCAAGTGTAGAAGGCTGAAAGCGCAGCACGATGTTCAGCTGATTGTAATTGACTACTTACAGCTAATGAGCGGTGATAGCTCTAAAGGCGGAGGAAATCGAGAGCAGGAAATTGCATCTATTTCAAGAGCATTAAAAGGGATTGCGAAAGAACTTGAAGTTCCTGTGATAGCACTTTCCCAGTTAAGTAGGGCCGTGGAAACCAGAGGTGGTGATAAAAGGCCTCAGCTTTCTGATTTAAGGGAATCTGGTTCTATTGAGCAGGATGCTGATATGGTAATGTTCCTTTACCGACCTGAATATTATGGTATTACAGAAGATGAGAATGGAATGCCTACTTCAGGTGTTGGTGAAGTGATTATTGCCAAGCATAGAAATGGTTCACTTGAAAATGTTCAACTCAAGTTCATCGGTAAGTACACTAAATTCTCAGATTTAGATACGCATAGTTTTGGCGATCCGTTCCCAAGTGGCGGAGGAATCCCATCTGAATTTGATGATTCGCAAACTCAGACATTCGGCAGCAAGTTGAATGAAAATCTTGATTTAGGCAGTCCGAATGACTCTAAGGGATTCGGTTATTCCGATCCTGAAGAAGATGAGGATGCACCATTCTAG
- a CDS encoding NupC/NupG family nucleoside CNT transporter yields MDYLRGLIGLAILIGFAYLFSSNKKKVDWRLVGIGVLLQIVFALLITKIGFVAGAFDWVSEKFVKFLSFSGDGAKFLFGDLAGDSFGFIFAFQVLPTVIFFSTISTGLYYLGVLQKIVYGIAWVMSKTMRLSGAESLSAAGNIFLGQTEAPLLVKPFVKSMTKSELMCLMTGGMATIAGGVLAGYVAFLGGDDPVERAKYAAYLLSASIMNAPAAIVLAKIIIPETNKDEINTDLKVAQDDMGVNLVDALARGAADGVKLAINIGGMLLAFIAIIYAINWLLVDGIGSWTGLNEFVVNSTGGVFQGFSLEYILGQIFRVFAFIMGVEWAETISVGSLLGQKIVINEFVAYLSLADMKMAAGLSEKSIVIATYALCGFANFSSIAIQIGGIGGMAPNRQGDLSKLGLRALFAATLATMMTATIAGALFG; encoded by the coding sequence ATGGATTATCTGAGAGGATTAATTGGCCTTGCCATATTAATAGGATTTGCCTATTTATTTTCAAGCAATAAAAAGAAAGTCGACTGGCGCCTGGTTGGTATTGGTGTATTACTGCAAATTGTTTTTGCACTGCTCATTACAAAAATTGGATTTGTAGCCGGTGCATTCGATTGGGTAAGTGAGAAGTTCGTTAAATTCTTAAGCTTTTCAGGTGATGGCGCCAAGTTCTTATTTGGAGATTTGGCTGGAGACTCTTTCGGATTCATTTTTGCCTTTCAGGTATTACCAACCGTAATTTTCTTTTCGACTATTTCAACTGGTCTTTATTACCTTGGCGTACTTCAGAAAATAGTATATGGCATTGCATGGGTTATGTCTAAAACGATGCGTTTATCTGGGGCAGAGAGTCTTTCGGCTGCAGGGAACATTTTCTTAGGTCAAACGGAGGCTCCTTTATTGGTGAAGCCATTCGTTAAAAGTATGACCAAATCGGAATTAATGTGCCTGATGACAGGAGGCATGGCCACCATTGCCGGGGGTGTATTAGCTGGCTATGTAGCATTTTTAGGTGGTGATGATCCTGTAGAAAGAGCTAAGTACGCAGCTTACCTTTTGAGTGCTTCAATCATGAACGCACCGGCCGCTATTGTACTGGCCAAAATCATCATACCTGAAACAAATAAAGATGAGATTAACACGGATCTGAAAGTAGCTCAGGACGATATGGGTGTTAACCTGGTGGATGCCTTGGCACGTGGTGCCGCTGACGGTGTAAAGCTTGCCATTAATATTGGTGGGATGCTTCTTGCGTTTATTGCTATCATTTATGCCATTAACTGGCTATTGGTTGATGGTATTGGTAGCTGGACTGGCCTGAATGAATTTGTGGTAAATAGCACGGGTGGAGTATTTCAGGGTTTTTCGTTGGAGTATATTTTAGGTCAAATATTTAGAGTTTTTGCCTTTATTATGGGAGTTGAATGGGCGGAAACTATTTCTGTAGGTAGTTTACTTGGTCAGAAAATAGTGATTAATGAATTTGTAGCCTACTTAAGCTTAGCTGACATGAAAATGGCGGCAGGACTAAGTGAAAAATCGATAGTGATTGCAACCTATGCTCTATGTGGTTTTGCAAACTTTAGCTCAATTGCAATACAGATAGGTGGTATTGGCGGTATGGCACCTAACAGGCAAGGGGATTTGTCTAAACTGGGACTACGAGCCTTATTTGCCGCAACACTAGCTACTATGATGACTGCCACAATTGCCGGTGCTTTGTTTGGTTAA